In one Papio anubis isolate 15944 chromosome 11, Panubis1.0, whole genome shotgun sequence genomic region, the following are encoded:
- the SLC18A3 gene encoding vesicular acetylcholine transporter, with protein sequence MEPAEPAGQARAAATKLSEAVGAALREPRRQRRLLLVIVCVALLLDNMLYMVIVPIVPDYIAHMRGGGEGPTRTPEVWEPTLPLPTPANASAYAANTSASPTAARPAGSALRPRYPTESEDVKIGVLFASKAILQLLVNPLSGPFIDRMSYDVPLLIGLGVMFASTVMFAFAEDYATLFAARSLQGLGSAFADTSGIAMIADKYPEEPERSRALGVALAFISFGSLVAPPFGGILYEFAGKRVPFLVLAAVSFFDALLLLAVAKPFSAAARARANLPVGTPIHRLMLDPYIAVVAGALTTCNIPLAFLEPTIATWMKHTMAASEWEMGMAWLPAFVPHVLGVYLTVRLAARYPHLQWLYGALGLAVIGASSCIVPACRSFAPLVVSLCGLCFGIALVDTALLPTLAFLVDVRHVSVYGSVYAIADISYSVAYALGPIVAGHIVHSLGFEQLSLGMGLANLLYAPVLLLLRNVGLLTRSRSERDVLLDEPPQGLYDAVRLRERPVSGQDGEPRSPPGPFDECEDDYNYYYTRS encoded by the coding sequence ATGGAACCCGCGGAACCTGCGGGCCAGGCCCGGGCGGCGGCCACCAAGCTGTCGGAGGCGGTGGGCGCGGCGCTGCGGGAGCCCCGGCGGCAGAGGCGCCTGCTGCTGGTTATCGTGTGCGTGGCGCTGTTACTGGACAACATGCTGTACATGGTCATCGTGCCCATCGTGCCCGACTACATCGCCCACATGCGCGGGGGCGGAGAGGGCCCCACCCGGACCCCCGAGGTGTGGGAGCCCACCCTGCCGCTGCCCACTCCGGCCAATGCCAGCGCCTACGCGGCCAACACCTCGGCGTCCCCGACGGCTGCGCGGCCAGCGGGCTCAGCCCTTCGGCCCCGCTACCCAACGGAGAGCGAAGACGTGAAGATCGGGGTGCTGTTTGCTTCCAAGGCCATCCTGCAGCTGCTAGTGAACCCCTTGAGCGGGCCCTTCATCGACCGCATGAGCTACGACGTGCCGCTGCTCATCGGCCTGGGCGTCATGTTCGCCTCTACGGTCATGTTCGCCTTCGCCGAGGACTACGCCACGCTGTTCGCCGCGCGCAGCCTGCAGGGCCTAGGCTCAGCCTTCGCCGACACGTCTGGCATAGCCATGATCGCCGACAAGTACCCGGAGGAGCCGGAGCGCAGTCGTGCACTGGGCGTGGCTCTGGCCTTCATTAGCTTCGGAAGCCTGGTGGCCCCGCCCTTCGGGGGTATCCTCTACGAGTTCGCCGGCAAGCGCGTGCCCTTCTTGGTGCTAGCTGCCGTGTCGTTCTTTGACGCATTGTTGCTGCTGGCGGTGGCCAAACCCTTCTCGGCAGCTGCACGGGCTCGGGCCAACCTGCCAGTGGGCACTCCCATCCACCGCCTCATGCTGGACCCCTACATTGCCGTGGTGGCCGGTGCGCTCACCACCTGTAATATTCCCCTCGCCTTCCTAGAGCCCACCATTGCCACGTGGATGAAGCATACGATGGCGGCTTCCGAGTGGGAGATGGGCATGGCCTGGCTGCCGGCCTTCGTGCCTCATGTGCTGGGCGTCTACCTCACCGTGCGCCTGGCGGCGCGCTACCCACACCTGCAGTGGCTGTACGGCGCGCTAGGGCTGGCTGTGATCGGCGCCAGCTCCTGCATCGTGCCCGCCTGCCGCTCCTTCGCGCCGCTAGTGGTCTCGCTCTGCGGCCTCTGTTTTGGCATAGCCCTAGTCGACACAGCACTGCTGCCCACGCTCGCCTTCTTGGTGGACGTGCGCCACGTCTCAGTGTATGGCAGCGTCTATGCCATCGCCGACATCTCCTATTCTGTGGCCTACGCGCTCGGGCCCATAGTGGCGGGCCACATTGTGCACTCGCTGGGCTTTGAGCAGCTCAGCCTTGGCATGGGTCTGGCCAACCTGCTCTATGCTCCCGTTTTGCTGCTGCTCCGCAACGTGGGTCTCCTGACGCGCTCCCGGTCCGAGCGCGATGTGCTGCTTGATGAGCCACCGCAAGGTCTGTACGATGCCGTGCGACTGCGTGAGCGTCCTGTGTCTGGCCAGGACGGCGAGCCTCGCAGCCCGCCTGGCCCTTTTGACGAGTGCGAGGACGACTACAATTACTACTACACCCGCAGCTAG